In Deltaproteobacteria bacterium, the DNA window TTGACCGCCTCGATGGCGGCCATCTTCCGGCGGGCCTCCTCGACCTTCTTCATCGCTCGGTCCAGCACCCCGGGGTCCGCCGACTGGAGATTGAAGGTGTAACAGGTGTCCGCGAGGAACGGCGACTTCACCCCGAGCTGCCGGTTCTCCTCCATGTCGAGGGTGAGCACCCCGTCCCACTTCTGCCCCAGGATGCTGTACGACCCCACGAAGATCGAGCGGAACGTCGACTCGAGCATCTCGTAGACGTGCGTGCAGCTCATGTTCCGGGGGATCCGCTCCTTGACCTTCTTCAATCCTCCCCGCTCCAGCACGCCGATCCCCTTGAGCGTCGAAAGCATCTCCAGCGGCCGGGTCTCGCAGCACGGGTAGGGGATCCGGTCCATCTTCCCCGCAATCTCCTCGATGCGGTAGCTGTCCGACAGGACCATCGCGAGGTTCATGTCGTGGAAGTCGTCGTGCAGGCGGGTGATCGTGAGCAGGCGTCCGTCCTCGAGCTTGTACATCTCGCACTTGAGGATCCGGCCGAAGCTCTGCTTGTGGTGCTTGGCCAGCTGCTGGATCGTCTCGAAATCCATCGTATCCCCTTCGACTCAGCGGTCTTCCGGCGGCCCCGCGAACAGCTTCCGCAGCATCGCGAGGTTCCGCAGGTCCATCTCGAACTCGTCGTTCCCGTCCTTGGGCGTTTCGAGCACCATGGGGGTGGAAGCGAACCCCTTGTGGGCGAGAATGCGGTGGAAGGCCGAAAGCGGGATCTTTCCCCGGCCGAGGTGCTCGTGCCGGTCGACCTTGCTCCCGAGAGGCGTCTTCGAGTCGTTCAGGTGCCACATCCGCACCAGCGGCGCGATCCCGAGCGACGTCAACTCCGCGAGGAGCGCCTCCCAGCCGTCGTCCGTCCCGATGTCGTACCCGGACTCGAACAGGTGGGCGCTGTCGAGGCACACCCCCACGTCGGGGGGGTTCGCCGCGGCGTCGAGAAGCGCCCGCAGCTGGCCGATCGACCGCCCGATCGAGTTCCCCTGCCCCGCGGTGTTCTCC includes these proteins:
- a CDS encoding DUF2889 domain-containing protein yields the protein MDFETIQQLAKHHKQSFGRILKCEMYKLEDGRLLTITRLHDDFHDMNLAMVLSDSYRIEEIAGKMDRIPYPCCETRPLEMLSTLKGIGVLERGGLKKVKERIPRNMSCTHVYEMLESTFRSIFVGSYSILGQKWDGVLTLDMEENRQLGVKSPFLADTCYTFNLQSADPGVLDRAMKKVEEARRKMAAIEAVKRGE
- a CDS encoding deoxyribonuclease IV, yielding MKRKAPPLGAHVSVAGGVHTAPERGKRIGADVVQIFSKHNTRWTGKALEEEDARAFRDECGRTGVKVAAIHCAYLINLASSKETVRTRSLYALEDEASRAAMLGVPYLVMHPGSSGDDPAEEGISRIATALASFGRFPGGVTLLLENTAGQGNSIGRSIGQLRALLDAAANPPDVGVCLDSAHLFESGYDIGTDDGWEALLAELTSLGIAPLVRMWHLNDSKTPLGSKVDRHEHLGRGKIPLSAFHRILAHKGFASTPMVLETPKDGNDEFEMDLRNLAMLRKLFAGPPEDR